GGTGCCACCTGCCTGTCGGTGCTCACCGATACACCGTCGTTCCAGGGGGCCAAGGCCTTCCTGACCGAGGCGCGCTCGGCCACCAACATGCCCGCGCTGCGCAAGGACTTCATGTACGACCCCTACCAGGTCGCCGAAGCCCGCGCGCTTGGTGGTGACTGCATCCTGATCATCATGGCCTCGGTCTCCGACACGCTGGCCGCCGAACTCGAGGATGCCGCTTTCCACTGGGGCATGGACGCGCTGATCGAGGTGCATGATGCCGAGGAGTTGGAGCGCGCGCTCACGCTCAAATCGCCGCTGATCGGGGTCAACAACCGCAACCTCAAAACCTTTGAGACCACGCTCGACACCACCCGCGTGCTGTCGAAGGGGGTGCCCGAGGGCCGCTTCCTGATCTCCGAGTCAGGGCTCAACACCCCGGCCGATCTGGCGGACATGGCGCACTACGGCGCCCGCGCCTTTCTCATCGGCGAGAGCCTGATGCGGCAGCAAGACGTCGAATCCGCGACCCGCACGCTGCTCGCCGACCCGGTGCCCGCATGAGCGGCCTCACACATTTCGACGCCAAGGGCGATGCGCATATGGTCGACGTTTCGGACAAACCCGTAACGTCCCGCATCGCCACCGCTGCCGCGTGGATCCGCATGGAGCAGGCGACTTTCGAGCTGATCTCCGAGGGCAAGGCCAAGAAGGGCGACGTCCTCGGCGTGGCGCGTCTCGCCGGGATCATGGGCGCCAAAAAGACATCCGAGTTGATTCCGCTCTGCCACCCGCTTCCGGTGACGAAGGTCACCGTCGAGATCACTGCGGATGCCGCGCTGCCGGGCCTGCAGATCGAAGCCACCGTCAAGACCACCGGCCAGACCGGCGTCGAGATGGAGGCGCTGACTGCCGCCTCGACCGCTGCGCTGACCGTCTACGACATGGTCAAGGCGGTGGACCGCGGCATGGAAATCGGCGGGTTGCGCGTGCTCCTGAAGGACGGCGGCAAGTCGGGGCGCTACGAAGCCAAATGATCCCCGTCTCGGAAGCGCTCGACCATCTCTTCGCCCTTGCCCGCCCATTGGATGTGGAGGAGGTGCCCCTGCGCGAGGCCGGTGGCCGCGTGCTCGCGCGGTCGGTCGCGGCCCGCCGCGACCAGCCGCCTTTTGCGGCATCGGCGATGGATGGCTACGGCGTGACCGAAGCGGCGCCGGGTCTGCGCTTCACCGTGATCGGCGAAGCTGCCGCGGGACGCGGCTTCCAGGGAAAGGTCGGCGCCGGCGAAGCGGTGCGCATCTTCACCGGCGCGCCGGTGCCGGACGGGGTGAAAACCGTTGTCATTCAAGAGGATGTCACCCGCAACGGGGATGTCATCACGATTACCGACCAGCTTGCTGCAGGCGACAACATCCGCCCCTACGGCAATGACTTCCGCGCCGGCCTCACACTCGATGCCCCCCGTCTTCTCGGCCCCCAGGACATCGCCCTTTTGGCCGCGATGAACATCGCCCGCGTGCCCGTGACGCGCCGCCCGAAGGTCGCCCTGATCTCAACCGGGGACGAGCTGGTCATGCCCGGCGAAGACCCTGGCCCCGACCAGATCATCGCGTCGAACACCTTCGGCCTTTACGTGCTGATGCAGCAGCTCGGCGCCGAGCCGCGCCTGCTTCCCATCGCCCGCGACAACGAGGCCTCGCTGCGCACGGTCTTCGGCATGGCCGGTGACGCAGACCTCGTGGTGACCATCGGTGGCGCCTCGGTCGGCGATCATGACCTCGTGGCCCGCGTGGCCGAGGGCATGGGGCTCGAGCGGGCCTTTCACAAGGTCGCCATGCGCCCCGGCAAGCCCCTGATGTCCGGCCGTTTCGGCGAGGCGATGATGGTCGGCCTGCCCGGCAACCCGGTGTCGGCCATGGTCTGCGGACATATCTTTCTTGCCCCGGTGGTCCGCGCCATGCTCGGCCTCGGCGCTGCGCCGGCCCGGCGCGAGACGCTGCGCCTCGCGGCGCCGGTCAGCGAAAACGGCCCGCGCGAGCACTATATGCGAGCCCGGATCACGCCCGAGGGGGTCTCGATTTTTGATCGTCAGGACAGCGCCTTGCTGAGCGTTCTCGGCGCCGCCGATGCGCTGGCCGTGCGCCCTCCGCGCGATCCCGCCCGCGCCGCCGGGGACGAGATCGAGGTGATCCGCCTCTGAGGCACCTGTCCGCTTCATCCGAAACGCAAGGTTTCCCGGTCGAAGCATTTGGATAGCCTCAAGAATTAATCTCGCTTTAACCTTGCATTAATGATCACGGGGATTGACACAAAACGGGAACAGGTCTAGAACAAATTCGAACATCTCTTCAGGCAAAGACTCGGGACAACGCGCATGCTGACCAAGAAACAGCTCGATTTGCTGGATTTCATCAACAGGCGCATGGCGCGCGACGGCGTTCCGCCCAGCTTTGACGAGATGAAGGATGCGCTGGACCTGCGCTCCAAGTCGGGCATCCACCGGTTGATCACGGCGCTCGAAGAGCGCGGCTTCATCCGCCGCCTCGCCCACCGCGCCCGCGCGATCGAGATCGTGAAACTGCCCGACAGCCTTGCGGGGCGCCCCACCGGCTTCGTGCCACAGGTGATCCAGGGCGCCCGCGGTGCCGCTCCGAAACCGCCGGCCAATGACACCCTGGAAGCCGTCGGCGCGATGGAGCTGCCGCTGATGGGCCGGATTGCCGCGGGTGTGCCCATCGAGTCGATCTCCGATATCCCGCCGAATGTCGCCGTACCCTCGGCCATGCTGTCCAGCAGCGGCCGCCACTACGCGCTCGAGGTCAAGGGCGACTCGATGATCGAGGCCGGGATCAACGATGGCGACGTGGTGATCATCCGCGAGACCAGCTCGGCCGACAACGGGCAGATCGTCGTCGCACAGGTCGAAGGCTACGAATCCACCCTCAAGCGCTTCCGCCGCAACGGCAGCAGCATCGTGCTCGAAGCCGCAAACCCTGCCTACGAGCCTCGCGTGCTGCCATCGGGGTCGGTTTCGGTGCAGGGCCGCCTCGTCGGGCTGATCCGCTCCTACTGATCGCCCCCTGCGCCGCCCTCCCACAGGCGCGGTGGATGGCCGCGCGAGGGGTGCATCTTCAGACCATCGGCGCCTCGTCGAAAGGCGACGGCCCCGGTGGTCCTGAGCCTCTCGACATCGAAGACCTCGCAGTGCAGCCCCTCCAGGATTGACACATTTGCCACGAGGATCCCGGCGCCTCCACAGCCCGAGATGCTGCCAGCGGCCCGGTGTCCGGAGACATGCAGCACCTCGACACCCTCGACAAGCGCACGGCGCAGCCGCCCTGCCGCATCGGGCCAGAGTGCCGCGGCAGCGGCCTGATCCGCGGGCTGTCCATCGTTCTCGAGCCAGAGCTTGGCGACGAACCCCTCTCCGACATCGCGCGAGAGCGCGCGGCCTTTTTCGGTCATCACGCCGACCAGCCCGCCGCTTTCCGAGATCAGCAGCGCCGGGCGCTCGGACTGCACCCAGACCCCCAGCGCCAGCGCCAGCGGCAGCAGCCCGCCCCAGCGCCCGCGTCCCTGCCAAAGCAATAGCAAGAGCCCGCCAGTCGTGATCAGCGGCAGCACCGCGGGACCCGGTGCCACCACCTGACCGACGGCGCCCTCCCAGCCGGAGGCGGTCTGCGCCACGCTCAGGATCCAGTGCAGCGCCAGCGCCATCCCCCGCAACGCCACCCCGTCTAGCCCGAGCGGCATCAGGACCGCCGCCAGCACCGCCATCGGCACGGCGACAAGTCCCATGGCCGGCACCGCCAGCAAGTTGGCCAGCAACCCGTAGCGCGAAACGAGATTGAAATGCGCCATCGAGAATGGCGCCGTCGCGGCAGAGGCGACGGTCGACGAAAGCAGCAGCGCCAGCAGCGGCCGCGCCCATCGCGGTCCGGCAAGCCGTGTCTCGACCTTGCCGAACACGCAGATCAGCGCGGTTGTGGCGGCGAAGGACATCTGGAAGCCCGGGCCGAGCAGCGCCTCCGGGCGCAGCAGAAGCACCAGCAGAGCCGCCAAGGCCACCGCCCGCAGGGAGAGCGCCCGCAGGTCCGCGAGCACCGCCCCCAGCATCACCGCCACCATGATGAAGGCGCGCTGGGTCGCGACATTGCCCCCTGAAAGGGCTAGGTAGCCCGAGGCCGCCGCCAGCGCTCCCACCGCCGCGATCTTCTTGCCGGGCCAATGATGACGGCTGAGCGGGACCAGCAGCAGCGCCACGCGCAGGGCAGCGAAAACGAAACCGGTCAGCAGTCCCATGTGCAGGCCGGAAATGGCCAGAAGATGCGCGAGGTTCGAGCGGCGCAGCGCGTTCAGCGTCTCTTGCCCGATGCCACTGCGGTCGCCGGTCATCAGCGCCGCGGCGAAGCCGCCGATTTCGCCCGGCAGCCGCGTCTGCACGTGCCGTGACAGCGCCAGACGCAGGCGCAGAAGCCGCTGGCTGCCCGCGGCCTCCCTCAGAACCACCGGCGTTCGGCTGTAGCCCACCGCCCCGATCCGCTCGAACCAGGCGTGACGGCGGAAATCGAAGCCGCCAGGCTCCACCGGGCCTCCGGGCGGGACGAGGTGGCCGGTCAGCGCCACCCTCTGCCCAGGCGCCAGGTCGAGCGCACGCCCCTGCAGCTCGGGCGGCACGTGCAGCGAGACGCGGACCCTCGCCGGAGTGCTCGCAGGGGCGACCCGCAGCAGCGTTACCTGATCGAGCGTCAGCCGCGGCACGTCCGAGGCGGAGCGGTCCAGCGCGATCACCCGCCCTTCGATCGGGCCGTAGTATCGAAATCCAAGCTGCGGGGCGGCGACCAGATGCGCCCGCGCCCCGGCATGCGCCAGACCGAGAAGAAGCACCCCCGCGCCAATCGCGATCGGCGCAACTTCGGCCGGGAGTCGGCGCGACCACAGCAGGAGAGCGGCCCCGACGCAGGCGCAGGCAAGGAGCCAATGCGCCGCCAGTTCGAGCGGCAGGGCAAAATAGACCCCGATACCGGCACCGAGGAAGACCGGCACCCAGGCGAAGAGATGCCCCCGCTGCGCCGCCAGCGCCGCCCCGGCCCGGCGCGGCAGGCGCAGAGCCCGGAAGACCGCCAGCAAGGTCAGCAGCCGGCCCATGCTTGCCCCCGCCCCCCGCGCTGTTTAAGGAACCTGCAAAACCCTAGGCCCACCACGGTTACCGCGAGGTTAATTCCCATGACGAGCCCCTCTCCGAGCCCCCAGGCAGTCGTTACCCGTTTCGCCCCTTCTCCGACCGGCTACCTCCACATCGGCGGTGCCCGCACGGCGCTGTTCAACTGGCTCTACGCCCGTGGCCGCGGCGGAAAGTTCCTGCTGCGCATCGAGGATACCGACCGCGCGCGCTCGACCCCGGAGGCGACCGCCGCGATCCTCAAGGGACTCGACTGGCTCGGGCTCGACCATGACGGCGAGGTGATCAGCCAGTTCGAGCGCGCGCCGCGCCACGCCGAGGTGGCGCACGAATTGCTCGCCAAGGGCGCGGCCTACAAGTGCTTCTCGACCCAGGAAGAAATCGAGACCTTCCGCGAGGCCGCCCGCGAGGCCGGGAGCTCGACCCTGTTCCGCAGCCCTTGGCGCGACGCCGACCCGGCGAGCCACCCCGATGGACCCTACGTGATCCGCCTGCGCACTCCCGAAGAGGGCGAGACGGTGATCGAGGACCAGGTGCAGGGCACCGTGCGGATCCGCAACGACCAGCTCGACGACATGATCCTGCTGCGCTCGGACGGCACGCCGGTCTACATGCTCGCGGTGGTGGTTGATGACCACGACATGGGCGTCACACATGTCATCCGCGGCGACGACCACCTCAACAACGCGGCGCGACAGATGGGCATCTACACCGCCATGGGCTGGCCGCTGCCGGTCTATGCACACATCCCGCTGATCCACGGACCGGACGGCAAGAAGCTCTCGAAGCGTCATGGCGCGCTCGGCGTGGACGAGTACCAGAAGCTCGGCTACCCGGCCGCCGGAATGCGCAACTATCTCGCGCGGCTCGGCTGGAGTCACGGCGATGACGAATTCTTCACCGATACTCAGGCACAAGAATGGTTCGACCTGTCGGGAATCGGGAAATCGCCCGCGCGGCTTGATTTCAAGAAACTGGAAAACATCTGCGGCCAGCACATCGCGGTCGGAGACGATGCCGCGCTGCTGCATGAAATCGAGGCATATCTGGATGCGGCGGGTCTGCCCGCCTTCACCGAGGCACAAAAATCCGGGATGACGCGGGGTATGTACTGCCTCAAGGACCGCGCCAAGACTTTCCCGGAACTTCTTGAAAAGGCTCACTTCATCCTGACGGAAACCCCGATCGTCCCGGATGAGAAAGCGGCCAAGAACCTCGATCCAGTATCCCGTGGTATACTGGTCTCGTTGACGCCGCAGTTGCAAAGTGCTAGCTGGTCGCGAGAAGAGCTCGAGGGGGTAACGGCGCGCTTCGCCGAGGAACAGAACACGAAATTCGGAAAGCTGGCCGGGCCGCTTCGCGCGGCGCTTGCAGGCCGCTCCGTCACCCCGAGCGTGTTCGACATGATGCTGGTACTCGGCCGCGAGGAAACGCTCCTCCGGCTCGAACAGGCAGCGGCTTCCGAGGCGGCGTGACGGTCTGGCAAACCGGCCTCTCCGACCCCGCCACGGGCCATGTGTGACAATACCGACCGGGCGCGCCCGACGCGCCTGGCCTTATCCAGATGAAGGGACAAGCAAGCATGGCTGACACAGCGAAAAGCGCGACACTGACCATCGGCGAGCAAAGCTACGACCTGCCGATCTATTCGCCCACCGTGGGCCCGGACGTGGTCGACATCCGCAAGCTCTATGGCCAGGCCGGGGTGTTCACCTACGACCCGGGCTTCACCTCCACCGCCAGCTGCGACAGCACCATCACCTTCATCGACGGCGACGAAGGCGTGCTGCTGCACCGCGGGTATCCGATCGACCAGCTCGCGTCGAAGTCGCATTACCTCGAAGTGTGCTACCTGCTGATGTACGGCGAACTGCCGACCGCGGCTGAGCTCGAGGACTTCGAGAACACGATCACCCGTCACACGATGATCCATGAGCAGATGCACAACTTCTTCCGCGGTTTCCGCCGCGACGCGCATCCCATGGCAACCATGGTGGGTGTGGTCGGCGCCATGTCGGCCTTCTATCACGACAGCACCGACATCTCGGACCCGCGCCAGCGCGAGATCGCCTCGCACCGCCTGATCGCCAAGATGCCGACCATCGCGGCGATGGCCTACAAGTACTCGATCGGCCAGCCCTTCGTGTACCCGCGCAACGATCTCGATTACGCGGCGAACTTCCTGCACATGTGCTTCTCGGTTCCGGCCGAGAAATACGAGGTGAACCCGATCCTCGCCCGCGCCATGGACCGGATCTTCACCCTGCACGCCGACCACGAGCAGAACGCCTCGACCTCGACCGTGCGTCTCGCCTCTTCCTCGGGCGCGAACCCGTTTGCCTGCATCGCGGCCGGCATCGCCTGCCTTTGGGGCCCGGCCCACGGCGGCGCCAACCAGGCCTGCCTCGAGATGCTGAAAGAGATCGGCTCGGTCGACCGCATCCCCGAGTTCATCGCCCGCGCCAAGGACAAGAACGATCCGTTCCGTCTGATGGGCTTCGGTCACCGCGTCTACAAGAACCGCGACCCGCGCGCGACGGTGATGAAGCAATCCGCAGACGAGGTGCTCGACCTGCTCGGCGTCGAGAACAACCCGATCCTGCAGGTGGCCAAAGAGCTCGAGAAGCAGGCGCTGGAAGATCCGTATTTCATCGACAAGAAGCTGTTCCCGAACGTCGACTTCTACTCGGGCATCATCCTCGAGGCGATGGGCTTCCCGACCTCGATGTTTACCCCGATCTTCGCGCTGTCGCGCACCGTCGGCTGGGTTTCGCAGTGGAAAGAGCAGCTCGCCGATCCGCAGCACAAGATCGGCCGTCCGCGCCAGCTGTACCTTGGCTCCGCGCAGCGCGACTACACGGACATCGAAAACCGCTGATCCGGATTTCATTGAGACCAAAGGCCCCGCTCTGGCGGGGCCTTTTGCTTCTCGGCAGGGAATTATTCTGCCGCGTAACGCGCCCTGGGCCGGATCGGCGCGCCGCTGC
The sequence above is a segment of the Alloyangia pacifica genome. Coding sequences within it:
- a CDS encoding ComEC/Rec2 family competence protein, translating into MGRLLTLLAVFRALRLPRRAGAALAAQRGHLFAWVPVFLGAGIGVYFALPLELAAHWLLACACVGAALLLWSRRLPAEVAPIAIGAGVLLLGLAHAGARAHLVAAPQLGFRYYGPIEGRVIALDRSASDVPRLTLDQVTLLRVAPASTPARVRVSLHVPPELQGRALDLAPGQRVALTGHLVPPGGPVEPGGFDFRRHAWFERIGAVGYSRTPVVLREAAGSQRLLRLRLALSRHVQTRLPGEIGGFAAALMTGDRSGIGQETLNALRRSNLAHLLAISGLHMGLLTGFVFAALRVALLLVPLSRHHWPGKKIAAVGALAAASGYLALSGGNVATQRAFIMVAVMLGAVLADLRALSLRAVALAALLVLLLRPEALLGPGFQMSFAATTALICVFGKVETRLAGPRWARPLLALLLSSTVASAATAPFSMAHFNLVSRYGLLANLLAVPAMGLVAVPMAVLAAVLMPLGLDGVALRGMALALHWILSVAQTASGWEGAVGQVVAPGPAVLPLITTGGLLLLLWQGRGRWGGLLPLALALGVWVQSERPALLISESGGLVGVMTEKGRALSRDVGEGFVAKLWLENDGQPADQAAAAALWPDAAGRLRRALVEGVEVLHVSGHRAAGSISGCGGAGILVANVSILEGLHCEVFDVERLRTTGAVAFRRGADGLKMHPSRGHPPRLWEGGAGGDQ
- the gltA gene encoding citrate synthase codes for the protein MADTAKSATLTIGEQSYDLPIYSPTVGPDVVDIRKLYGQAGVFTYDPGFTSTASCDSTITFIDGDEGVLLHRGYPIDQLASKSHYLEVCYLLMYGELPTAAELEDFENTITRHTMIHEQMHNFFRGFRRDAHPMATMVGVVGAMSAFYHDSTDISDPRQREIASHRLIAKMPTIAAMAYKYSIGQPFVYPRNDLDYAANFLHMCFSVPAEKYEVNPILARAMDRIFTLHADHEQNASTSTVRLASSSGANPFACIAAGIACLWGPAHGGANQACLEMLKEIGSVDRIPEFIARAKDKNDPFRLMGFGHRVYKNRDPRATVMKQSADEVLDLLGVENNPILQVAKELEKQALEDPYFIDKKLFPNVDFYSGIILEAMGFPTSMFTPIFALSRTVGWVSQWKEQLADPQHKIGRPRQLYLGSAQRDYTDIENR
- the moaC gene encoding cyclic pyranopterin monophosphate synthase MoaC, which translates into the protein MSGLTHFDAKGDAHMVDVSDKPVTSRIATAAAWIRMEQATFELISEGKAKKGDVLGVARLAGIMGAKKTSELIPLCHPLPVTKVTVEITADAALPGLQIEATVKTTGQTGVEMEALTAASTAALTVYDMVKAVDRGMEIGGLRVLLKDGGKSGRYEAK
- a CDS encoding molybdopterin molybdotransferase MoeA, which codes for MIPVSEALDHLFALARPLDVEEVPLREAGGRVLARSVAARRDQPPFAASAMDGYGVTEAAPGLRFTVIGEAAAGRGFQGKVGAGEAVRIFTGAPVPDGVKTVVIQEDVTRNGDVITITDQLAAGDNIRPYGNDFRAGLTLDAPRLLGPQDIALLAAMNIARVPVTRRPKVALISTGDELVMPGEDPGPDQIIASNTFGLYVLMQQLGAEPRLLPIARDNEASLRTVFGMAGDADLVVTIGGASVGDHDLVARVAEGMGLERAFHKVAMRPGKPLMSGRFGEAMMVGLPGNPVSAMVCGHIFLAPVVRAMLGLGAAPARRETLRLAAPVSENGPREHYMRARITPEGVSIFDRQDSALLSVLGAADALAVRPPRDPARAAGDEIEVIRL
- the gltX gene encoding glutamate--tRNA ligase, producing MTSPSPSPQAVVTRFAPSPTGYLHIGGARTALFNWLYARGRGGKFLLRIEDTDRARSTPEATAAILKGLDWLGLDHDGEVISQFERAPRHAEVAHELLAKGAAYKCFSTQEEIETFREAAREAGSSTLFRSPWRDADPASHPDGPYVIRLRTPEEGETVIEDQVQGTVRIRNDQLDDMILLRSDGTPVYMLAVVVDDHDMGVTHVIRGDDHLNNAARQMGIYTAMGWPLPVYAHIPLIHGPDGKKLSKRHGALGVDEYQKLGYPAAGMRNYLARLGWSHGDDEFFTDTQAQEWFDLSGIGKSPARLDFKKLENICGQHIAVGDDAALLHEIEAYLDAAGLPAFTEAQKSGMTRGMYCLKDRAKTFPELLEKAHFILTETPIVPDEKAAKNLDPVSRGILVSLTPQLQSASWSREELEGVTARFAEEQNTKFGKLAGPLRAALAGRSVTPSVFDMMLVLGREETLLRLEQAAASEAA
- the lexA gene encoding transcriptional repressor LexA, with protein sequence MLTKKQLDLLDFINRRMARDGVPPSFDEMKDALDLRSKSGIHRLITALEERGFIRRLAHRARAIEIVKLPDSLAGRPTGFVPQVIQGARGAAPKPPANDTLEAVGAMELPLMGRIAAGVPIESISDIPPNVAVPSAMLSSSGRHYALEVKGDSMIEAGINDGDVVIIRETSSADNGQIVVAQVEGYESTLKRFRRNGSSIVLEAANPAYEPRVLPSGSVSVQGRLVGLIRSY
- the trpC gene encoding indole-3-glycerol phosphate synthase TrpC — protein: MTQTILDKIKAYKLEEVAADKAAKPLSEVEAEARAADPVRPFAQALFEAAKTGYGLISEVKKASPSKGLIREDFDPATLARAYERGGATCLSVLTDTPSFQGAKAFLTEARSATNMPALRKDFMYDPYQVAEARALGGDCILIIMASVSDTLAAELEDAAFHWGMDALIEVHDAEELERALTLKSPLIGVNNRNLKTFETTLDTTRVLSKGVPEGRFLISESGLNTPADLADMAHYGARAFLIGESLMRQQDVESATRTLLADPVPA